Genomic segment of Candidatus Ancaeobacter aquaticus:
TCAAGTTTTTTTCTAATTGCCGCTACCTGACCGTCAGCCATTGCTGAGGGACAAACATAGTCAGCACCGCTTGCAGCATGCGAAAGAGCAATTTCAGATAAGGCATTAAGTGTATCAGATAATTCAATAGTATCAGCGCCTTTTTTAATGATCCCGCAATGCCCATGAGTCGTATAATTACATAAACATACATCAGTAAATATTGTCACATCTTTCAGATGGTTTCTTATTTCTCTTACCGATGCACTCACAATATTCGTATCTGAATATGCTCCCGTGCCAGTCCATTCTTTATTTTTCGGTATACCAAAAAGTAATATGTTCCGGATACCTATTCTATGGAGTTCTCTGACTTCATCAATAAGTGCATCTAGAGAGTATCGGTATATTCCCTGCATAGAAGGTATCTCAGGAGATAACGATAAATCCTCGCGCACAAAAAGCGGATAGATCATATCGCTCAAAAGAATCCCGTTATATTCCTGATTTTGTTTTTCTTGTAGTTCTTGCATATTAACTTACAACCTTTTTTCTACCACCTCTCCGACAATGAATACTGCCGGTGGCTGTATGTTTTCTTCTTTTACCTTTTTTACTATTGTTCCTATGGTTCCCTTAATGTACCGGGCTTTTTTATTGGTAGCTCGTTCAATAAATGCGCACGGTGTTTTTACGTTTCTACCACTTTTACGTAATGCTTTTACTACATTGGCTATATTTCCCACTGCCATGAGATAGACTACTGTCCCACATAACGGTGCTTCTATCACAGCGTTCTTATCTTTTTTTCTTCCGGCAACAAGTGCAACTGACGATACTTTGTTTTTTATCGTAATCGGTATCCCCACACTTTCCGGACCAGCAAGCGCTGAGGTAACACCAGGAATCACTTCACACTCCACTTTTTTTCGTTTCAAATACGCTGCTTCTTCATATCCTCTGCTAAACACAAACGGATCCCCGCCTTTGAGGCGCACTACTGTCTTATATTTTTTTGCTTTTTCGTACAACAGTGCATTGATCTGGCGTTGTTCCAACAAATGCAGTCCATCGGCTTTTCCTACACATATCTTTTCGCATGATTTTCTCAAATGTTTTAATAACTGCGGTGATGATAAAAAGTCATACAACACGCAATCCGCTTTTTCAAG
This window contains:
- the cobA gene encoding uroporphyrinogen-III C-methyltransferase, encoding MKTNKVYIVGAGPGDPELITVKGLRALEKADCVLYDFLSSPQLLKHLRKSCEKICVGKADGLHLLEQRQINALLYEKAKKYKTVVRLKGGDPFVFSRGYEEAAYLKRKKVECEVIPGVTSALAGPESVGIPITIKNKVSSVALVAGRKKDKNAVIEAPLCGTVVYLMAVGNIANVVKALRKSGRNVKTPCAFIERATNKKARYIKGTIGTIVKKVKEENIQPPAVFIVGEVVEKRL
- the hemB gene encoding porphobilinogen synthase, coding for MQELQEKQNQEYNGILLSDMIYPLFVREDLSLSPEIPSMQGIYRYSLDALIDEVRELHRIGIRNILLFGIPKNKEWTGTGAYSDTNIVSASVREIRNHLKDVTIFTDVCLCNYTTHGHCGIIKKGADTIELSDTLNALSEIALSHAASGADYVCPSAMADGQVAAIRKKLDQNGFTHTKIMGYSAKFASHFYGPFREIADSAPKFGNRSAYQLDPRRSEKALDKISRDIDEGADIVMVKPGLGYLDIVRKAKDTYNHPLAVYNVSGEYTLVKNGSAMGLWDEDGMVNEIMHSMKRAGADYIITYHAKDIALAIRDYNDK